CTTGCGCCGGAAGGCCTATCGCCCGGATAGGCCGTGACCTGTCCGCGCGAGTAATTTATTGGTAGTTTATACTTAAAGGCTTGCGCTGGGAGAGGTGTACGGCTCAAACAGCAGCTTCTGCTCCAGCAGTACTTTGTTGCCCACACCACGGATCTGCATTGTAACCTGCGTGAGATTTTCGCCCCAGGCAATGTCGAATATGCCGAAATTCAGTGCACCAACCTGTTCACCTATGCGGTAGCGGTTGCCGCTCTTGCTGGGTTCGCGGTGGTGCGTCATGCCGCTGGAGGTGATCTCGTAGAGCGGTTGCTGGTATCCTTCCAGTTCTATCCTGGCCAGTTCGCCCACGTGCCTGTCGCCGGAAAGCAGGATTGGGTTGGCAGGATGTGTGGTTTGGATCAGGTTTAACAGGCGTTCCCGCGCATTCGGAAAGGCAGACCAACTGGAGTAGGCAAGGCCGTTTGGCAGTATTTGCATACCGCTGGCGATGATGTTGATTTGGGCATCGCTGTTCTCCAATTCTCTTTCCAGCCATTGCCACTGCGCCTCTCCCAGCACATCGCCGCCGTAGTTGGGCAGGTACAGGTCGAACAGCTTGTTAAACTCGTCGCGGTGGTAACGCACGTCTAGCAGGAAGATTTTTACTTTTCTGTTACCCTCGCCAATAGTATAGGTACGGTAAACACCTTCCTGCTCCCGCACCGGGGCATCGGCCGGCACGCCCATAAAATCCAGGAACTTCTGCTGGCTCTGGGCCTTCTTCTCAAACTCTTTGCCTGCGTCGTTGTAGCCAAAGTCGTGGTCGTCCCAGGTGCCTGTAATAGGGGTAGACTGCAGCAGTTGCTGATAACCCGGCTGCCGTAGTTGCTGGTTATACTTGCTGGCGAGTGTGTCCATGGTATGCGTGTCTGCATAGATGTTGTCTCCCAGCCAAACCCACAGGTCGGGTTGGGCGGCTACGATACTTGGCCAAAGGGGCTGTGGCTCTGCCTGGCTATTACAGGAGCCAAACGCAATCCGTGTCCGGTCAGGGGCTGTATCATCTTCGCCAACCGATGTGGCTTTCAGGGGAATAACAGAGGCTAATAAGAGGACAAACAGCAGCAAGTGGCTGATAGAAAATACTTTCGTGCGCATACATTTATACACGCAGCAAGTAGACTAAGGTTCCTGAGGGGGCAAAAGAAAACCCTTGCACCAGTGGCACAAGGGTTAGCCCAAAGAAAATTATTAAACAAACAACAAACTCAACTTTACATGTTTTGCAACCAGGCCTGGCGAAGTGCCAGCTGCTGTGGCGTGGCCTGCTCGTTTACTATAAACTGGTGCTTTACCACGGCTTCCTGCTCCAGCATCTTCGCATGCAATTCAATATATTTACCGTCCCGCTCTACTGAGAAAGTATAGGAATCACCAGCGTTCAGAACGGCTAGCTTGCTTAGCTCCTGGTTCGCATTCTGCAGGCTGATGGCAACTCCGTTTAGTGCCACCAGTGCATCGTTTTCCTGCAACCCGAGCTGCTGCATACTCTCCTCCACCTTCACCAGGCGAAGCCTGCCGTCCGGCACAGCAAAAGTATAGCCCAAAGCTTTTGCCTTCTCACCCGTTTTAACTGATGGCAGGTAGTTGATGCCGAGTTTAGCATAATACTCTGCCAGCGGGAGCGGCTCTGCATTTTTTATATAGCGGTTGAAGAAGTCACCGATCTCTGGATAAGTCCTCGCCGTGAAAATGTCGAAGAATTCGTTCTCCGGGAATGCCTTGCTCGGGCCGTACTCCTTCGATAGCTCATTAATCACCTCGCGCAGACCGCGCTTGCCACCTGAAAGCTCCAGCAAACGGATATCCAGCAGCGTAGCCACCACGGCACCGCGCATGTAAATGTTGCCGTACTGGCTTTGCCCCGCTGGTGTGTAGGAGGTAAGCGCGAGTTTGAGCAGGCTGTAGTTCCTGTCCATCTGCTCATCCATGGCCAGCTTCTCACGTTGGTCGTTCAGGTAAGAGGCCAAATCCATCATGCCGCCGCGCAGCTGCATCATATCGGAGGCCCATTCGGTGGTGCCCTCATACAGCCACAGGTGCTGCGAAGGCGTTGGCTGCACAAAGTTAAAACGCTCGATCACCTCTGAATGAATGTTCAGTGGCGTGATGATGTGGAAGAACTCGTGCGCAGCAATGTCGGTGAGTTCTTTAGCATAAGCTGGCGTCAGGTCCTGCTCCTTCATTACATACTCAGAGCTGTAGGAATGCTCCCAGGCGCCCCACGACACATCCTCGAAATGATACAGGAAAGTATACCGGTCTACCGGAAAATCAACCACAAACTTGTGGGCGGCACCCAGCATGTCCGTCATGTTCTGCAGCAAATCCGCAGATTTTATCTTTCCCGTTTTAGAGTAAGTATAAATGTCAATCGTGGTGCCCTGATACACGGTTTCTGCCTTTGTCAGGGTGCCAAGCAATATCGGAGAGTCTACGATGTGGTCGTAGCTGTTGGCGGTGTAGTAGCCTTTGGCATCTTTGGTTAGGGCTGTGCCCACCAGCCACTCCTGCGGGTGTTCCAGCTTAATGCGCATCGGTTGCGCCTGCAGGCCCTGCACGTAACCAAATACACCCTGGCCGTTGATGAGTGCGTGGTCCTGCTCCAGCGAGGTGCCGCACATGCCATACACCTTTTTCTCGGTAACGGGTGTGTCCCAGGTTTCAGAAATCTGGTACGTGATCTTGCGCACCTTGTCCGGCTTGCTCAGTTCGAACTGGTTCACGCTTACCTGCTTTACCTCCAGTTCACGGCCTTTTTTATCAAATGCCTTGAATTCATGTACAAAGCGGCCGATGTCCATGGTCTGGTACGTGCCTGGGGCGGTAGCGGCAAACTGAAAGATGTTGTTGGCGGCTTTCAGGCCTTTTACATCCAGCGTTACCTTAAAGCGGTCGTCGGCGCGGTCGTTCAGGTTTACGTGGTAGGTCAGTTCAGGACCTTTGGCAGCCTCGGCGTTGGGAGTAAGTGCCAGGAGAGCCAACAGGCCGAGAGCAGCGGTAAGTTTTTTCATATACTTGGAAATGGCAATTTCGACTGCATAAAGCTAGAAAAGCAATCTGCCATCTTCTAATGAAATAGATAAACCTGGCTAACTTCTCGACCAACTCCGGAAACTGGTGCCAAAAGAAAGAGGCTGCCAATGCTGGCAGCCCCTTTAAAATGTAATTCACACGAAGTATACTTAGTATGGCCTGGCTGAGTGAGAGTCGGTCTGTGACTGCTTCAGGCCTTCTCTGCTCGATGTGTTACCCTGCGGTCCGTCGGTTCCCTGAGAGTGCTCCTTCATCTTCTTCATTTCCTCCTTCGCCATCTTGATTCCTTCTGCCACCCGGCGTCCGTAGTCTTCGTCGGCTTTGGTGAAGTTCTCAATCATTTGCTTCTGAATGCGCTCATCGGCACCAGCCAGCGTGTTTGAAAGGTTCATGATGAGCTCATCGCGCTCCCAATCCTCAAAGTTGCGATAGGTTTCACCGGCCTGCTTAAAGTCGTTGGCACGCTCTATCTTCTGGCGCACAAGGTTTGCCTCGTAACGCGGCGTGTAATCCTTGCCTGCTTTCGGGGCCTCCTCTATGCCGCCCAGGAAAGATGGTTCGTAATTCACGTGGATGTTCTGGCCTTCGGCGAAATCGGTTTTATACGACATCTGTCCGCCGCGCTGGTTTGTTGCCACCTTGTTCTTTGGCGCGTTAATCGGCAGCTGCAAGTAGTTGGCACCCACACGGTAACGCTGTGTATCAGAGTAGGAGAACGTACGACCCTGCAGCATTTTGTCGTCTGAGAACTCCAGTCCATCTACTAACACACCTGTTCCGAAAGCCGACAGCTCCACCTCGTTAAAATAATCAACCGGGTTTCTGTTCAGCGTCATCTTGCCTACCGGCAACCACGGGAATTGCTCTCTTGGCCAAAGCTTGGTATCGTCCAGCGGGTCAAAGTCCAGCTCAGGATGGTCATCGTCGCTCATGATCTGCACCAGCAGCTCCCACTCTGGAAAGTCTCCGCGCTCAATGGCTTCGTACAGATCCTGTGTGGCGTGGTTAAAGTTTTTGCCCTGAATCTCCTCTGCCTCTTTCTGGGTCAGGTTCCGAATGCCCTGCTTCACCGGCTCCCAGTGGTATTTCACAATAACGGCTTCCCCGTCTTTGTTCACCCACTTGTAGGTGTTCACACCGGAGCCCTGCATCTGGCGGTAATTTGCCGGAATGCCCCATGGCGAGAACAGGAAGGTGGCCATGTGTGTCGCCTCGGGCGTATTGGCGATGAAATCGAAAATACGCTCGCCGCTCTGGATGTTCGTTACCGGATCCGGCTTCTGAGAGTGGATCAAATCGGGGAACTTCATTGCATCGCGGATAAAGAAAATCTTCAGGTTATTGCCAACCAAATCCCAGTTACCGTCCTCCGTGTAGAACTTCACGGCAAAGCCGCGCGGGTCGCGCAGCGTTTCCGGAGAACCGGATGGATGGCCCACTGTGGAGAAGCGCACAAACACAGGTGTTTCCTTGCCTTCTTCCTGGAACAGCTTAGCGCGCGTATACTTGGCAACAGGCTCATCGCCTACTTTGCCGTAAGCAACAAACACACCATGCGCACCGGCGCCACGGGCATGCACTACGCGCTCCGGAACACGCTCCCGGTCGAAGTGCGATATTTTTTCAATAAAGTGATAATTCTCCAGTGTAGCAGGTCCGCGGTTACCGATCGTGCGGATGTTCTGATTGTCCGTTACGGGGTGTCCCTGCCTGGTAGTAAGATGTTTTGCACCTTGCTGGCTGCCATTCTGGTGCTTGCCGTTGCCGTTTGACTCCATAATTTAACTGTATGAGGTTTTGAATGATTGACTGGTGATAAACTTACTCAATAATATCTGTAAATGTTAATAGATAGTATTGATGATGCATAGGGGTTTCCTATTACCATCCGAGGTGCTGGTGGCGTTCAGTATCTATGTCCGCATGTAAGTAGGGCCAGCAAGGACATACTTTAAAGGGTTGCCTTCAGTGAGCTAACCCTTA
Above is a window of Pontibacter akesuensis DNA encoding:
- a CDS encoding M61 family metallopeptidase — translated: MKKLTAALGLLALLALTPNAEAAKGPELTYHVNLNDRADDRFKVTLDVKGLKAANNIFQFAATAPGTYQTMDIGRFVHEFKAFDKKGRELEVKQVSVNQFELSKPDKVRKITYQISETWDTPVTEKKVYGMCGTSLEQDHALINGQGVFGYVQGLQAQPMRIKLEHPQEWLVGTALTKDAKGYYTANSYDHIVDSPILLGTLTKAETVYQGTTIDIYTYSKTGKIKSADLLQNMTDMLGAAHKFVVDFPVDRYTFLYHFEDVSWGAWEHSYSSEYVMKEQDLTPAYAKELTDIAAHEFFHIITPLNIHSEVIERFNFVQPTPSQHLWLYEGTTEWASDMMQLRGGMMDLASYLNDQREKLAMDEQMDRNYSLLKLALTSYTPAGQSQYGNIYMRGAVVATLLDIRLLELSGGKRGLREVINELSKEYGPSKAFPENEFFDIFTARTYPEIGDFFNRYIKNAEPLPLAEYYAKLGINYLPSVKTGEKAKALGYTFAVPDGRLRLVKVEESMQQLGLQENDALVALNGVAISLQNANQELSKLAVLNAGDSYTFSVERDGKYIELHAKMLEQEAVVKHQFIVNEQATPQQLALRQAWLQNM
- a CDS encoding alkaline phosphatase D family protein: MRTKVFSISHLLLFVLLLASVIPLKATSVGEDDTAPDRTRIAFGSCNSQAEPQPLWPSIVAAQPDLWVWLGDNIYADTHTMDTLASKYNQQLRQPGYQQLLQSTPITGTWDDHDFGYNDAGKEFEKKAQSQQKFLDFMGVPADAPVREQEGVYRTYTIGEGNRKVKIFLLDVRYHRDEFNKLFDLYLPNYGGDVLGEAQWQWLERELENSDAQINIIASGMQILPNGLAYSSWSAFPNARERLLNLIQTTHPANPILLSGDRHVGELARIELEGYQQPLYEITSSGMTHHREPSKSGNRYRIGEQVGALNFGIFDIAWGENLTQVTMQIRGVGNKVLLEQKLLFEPYTSPSASL
- a CDS encoding catalase, whose translation is MESNGNGKHQNGSQQGAKHLTTRQGHPVTDNQNIRTIGNRGPATLENYHFIEKISHFDRERVPERVVHARGAGAHGVFVAYGKVGDEPVAKYTRAKLFQEEGKETPVFVRFSTVGHPSGSPETLRDPRGFAVKFYTEDGNWDLVGNNLKIFFIRDAMKFPDLIHSQKPDPVTNIQSGERIFDFIANTPEATHMATFLFSPWGIPANYRQMQGSGVNTYKWVNKDGEAVIVKYHWEPVKQGIRNLTQKEAEEIQGKNFNHATQDLYEAIERGDFPEWELLVQIMSDDDHPELDFDPLDDTKLWPREQFPWLPVGKMTLNRNPVDYFNEVELSAFGTGVLVDGLEFSDDKMLQGRTFSYSDTQRYRVGANYLQLPINAPKNKVATNQRGGQMSYKTDFAEGQNIHVNYEPSFLGGIEEAPKAGKDYTPRYEANLVRQKIERANDFKQAGETYRNFEDWERDELIMNLSNTLAGADERIQKQMIENFTKADEDYGRRVAEGIKMAKEEMKKMKEHSQGTDGPQGNTSSREGLKQSQTDSHSARPY